A genomic region of Microlunatus sagamiharensis contains the following coding sequences:
- a CDS encoding DegT/DnrJ/EryC1/StrS family aminotransferase → MSTAVPLVDLAAQQQEIHEEVMAGLADVFATTAFIGGKPVGEFELAYADTTDVAHCVGVANGTDAVELALRGVGVRAGGEVIVPANTFIATAEAISRIGATPVLVDVDPEHLLMDPDLVPAAITSRTQAIVPVHLFGQVAPVERVLAVAGDIPVVEDAAQSQGATRFGRSAGSLAAAAGTSFYPGKNLGAAGDAGAVTTQDAAVAARVRLIANHGSARKYDHEVIGMNSRLDTVQAVVLNAKLRRLPAWNERRREAAARYTSMLADVPGVRVPRSAEGNVDVWHLYVVRVQDRDLVLRRLNESGIGAGIHYPVPLHLTRAYAGLGRGAGAFPVAERAAAEILSLPLHPHLTTDQQDRVVLALREAVRSAPAR, encoded by the coding sequence GTGAGCACCGCCGTACCGCTGGTCGACCTCGCCGCGCAGCAGCAGGAGATCCACGAGGAGGTGATGGCCGGGCTGGCCGACGTCTTCGCGACGACCGCCTTCATCGGCGGCAAGCCCGTCGGGGAGTTCGAGCTGGCCTACGCCGACACGACCGACGTCGCGCACTGCGTCGGGGTGGCCAACGGCACCGACGCCGTCGAGCTCGCGCTGCGCGGTGTCGGGGTGCGCGCGGGCGGCGAGGTGATCGTCCCGGCCAACACGTTCATCGCGACGGCGGAGGCCATCTCCCGCATCGGGGCGACGCCGGTGCTCGTCGACGTCGACCCCGAGCACCTGCTCATGGACCCCGACCTGGTGCCGGCCGCGATCACCTCGCGCACGCAGGCGATCGTGCCGGTGCACCTGTTCGGCCAGGTCGCCCCGGTGGAGCGGGTCCTCGCGGTGGCCGGTGACATCCCCGTCGTCGAGGACGCCGCCCAGTCCCAGGGAGCGACCCGCTTCGGGCGTTCCGCCGGCAGCCTCGCCGCCGCGGCGGGGACGAGCTTCTACCCCGGGAAGAACCTGGGTGCCGCCGGCGACGCCGGGGCGGTCACGACGCAGGACGCCGCCGTCGCCGCCCGGGTGCGCCTGATCGCCAACCACGGGTCCGCGCGCAAGTACGACCACGAGGTCATCGGCATGAACTCCCGCCTGGACACCGTGCAGGCCGTCGTCCTGAACGCCAAGCTGCGCCGCCTGCCGGCCTGGAACGAGCGTCGCCGCGAGGCCGCCGCGCGCTACACGTCGATGCTGGCCGACGTCCCCGGCGTGCGCGTGCCGCGGTCGGCCGAGGGCAACGTCGACGTCTGGCACCTCTACGTCGTCCGCGTGCAGGACCGGGACCTCGTGCTGCGGCGGCTCAACGAGTCGGGCATCGGGGCCGGCATCCACTACCCGGTGCCGCTCCACCTGACGAGGGCGTACGCCGGGCTCGGGCGCGGCGCCGGAGCCTTCCCGGTCGCCGAGCGCGCGGCGGCCGAGATCCTCTCGCTCCCCCTGCACCCGCACCTGACGACCGACCAGCAGGACCGGGTGGTGCTCGCCCTGCGCGAGGCGGTCCGTTCTGCGCCGGCGCGGTGA
- a CDS encoding NeuD/PglB/VioB family sugar acetyltransferase, protein MSVPLVLVAASGLAREVLAALAEDPAGHEVRGVLDDAPNLQGTLVGGVPVLGTLEDAAAHPDAQLLVCVGRGAGRATVVDRLAGLGVTDERYATYVHPLASVPATCRVGSGSVVLAGAVLTTDVRLGRHVVVMPRVVLTHDDSVADFATLCSGVVLGGHVHVGRAAYLGMNSSVREDSTVGAGAVLGMGAVLLTDLPDDQTWVGVPARPRTTSSVRTTTSIGSTS, encoded by the coding sequence ATGAGCGTCCCGCTGGTCCTCGTCGCTGCGAGCGGGCTGGCCCGCGAGGTCCTCGCCGCGCTGGCCGAGGACCCGGCCGGCCACGAGGTCCGCGGCGTGCTGGACGACGCCCCGAACCTGCAGGGCACCCTCGTCGGCGGCGTCCCCGTGCTCGGCACGCTCGAGGACGCCGCCGCGCATCCGGACGCGCAGCTCCTCGTGTGCGTCGGCCGTGGGGCGGGACGGGCCACGGTGGTCGACCGGCTTGCCGGGCTCGGGGTCACCGACGAGCGCTACGCGACCTACGTGCACCCGCTCGCGTCGGTGCCCGCGACCTGCCGGGTCGGGTCCGGCAGCGTCGTCCTGGCCGGAGCCGTCCTGACCACCGACGTGCGCCTCGGCCGGCACGTGGTCGTCATGCCTCGCGTCGTGCTCACCCACGACGACTCCGTGGCCGACTTCGCCACGCTCTGCTCCGGGGTCGTCCTCGGCGGCCACGTCCACGTCGGGCGCGCCGCGTACCTGGGGATGAACAGCAGCGTCCGAGAGGACTCCACCGTGGGCGCGGGTGCCGTGCTGGGCATGGGCGCGGTCCTGCTGACCGACCTCCCCGACGACCAGACCTGGGTCGGCGTGCCCGCCCGACCGCGCACCACCTCCTCCGTCCGCACCACCACCTCGATCGGGAGCACCTCGTGA
- a CDS encoding DegT/DnrJ/EryC1/StrS family aminotransferase produces the protein MSRVNVMLPYLGEEEVEAVAEVLRSGWVAQGPRVAEFERAFATAVQAGHAVAVSSCTTGLHLAMVVVGVGAGDEVVVPSFSFIATSNAVRYVGAVPVFADVDLATGNLTAETVEAALTARTRSVVVVDQGGVPVDLDAIRAVCDPRGIVVVEDAACGAGSTYRGRPVGAGAEIAAWSFHPRKILTTGEGGMITTSRGDWADRARTLREHAMSVSAVDRHASVLAPPESYDEVGFNFRMTDLQAAVGLVQLGRLPEVVARRRELAATYAKFLAEVPGLRTVADPAWGESNFQSFWVEVGEDYPLDREGLLERLAHADVSARRGIMSTHRQPPYADLAAPGSLPNTEHLTDSTLILPLFHQMDETQQGRVVDVLVDAGRSA, from the coding sequence ATGAGCCGCGTGAACGTGATGCTCCCCTACCTCGGCGAGGAGGAGGTCGAGGCGGTCGCGGAGGTCCTGCGGTCGGGCTGGGTCGCCCAGGGACCGCGGGTGGCCGAGTTCGAGCGCGCGTTCGCCACGGCGGTGCAGGCCGGGCACGCCGTCGCGGTCTCGTCCTGCACGACCGGGCTCCACCTCGCGATGGTCGTGGTCGGCGTGGGCGCCGGCGACGAGGTCGTCGTGCCGTCGTTCTCCTTCATCGCCACGAGCAACGCCGTGCGCTACGTCGGCGCGGTCCCGGTCTTCGCCGACGTCGACCTCGCGACCGGCAATCTGACGGCCGAGACGGTCGAGGCCGCGCTCACCGCTCGCACCCGGTCGGTGGTCGTCGTCGACCAGGGCGGTGTCCCCGTCGACCTTGACGCGATCCGCGCCGTCTGCGACCCGCGCGGGATCGTGGTCGTCGAGGACGCCGCGTGCGGCGCCGGCTCGACCTACCGCGGCCGACCCGTAGGGGCCGGTGCGGAGATCGCCGCCTGGTCCTTCCATCCGCGCAAGATCCTCACGACCGGTGAGGGCGGGATGATCACGACCTCGCGGGGAGACTGGGCCGACCGGGCCCGAACGCTCCGTGAGCACGCGATGAGCGTCTCCGCGGTCGACCGCCACGCCTCCGTCCTCGCGCCACCGGAGAGCTACGACGAGGTCGGCTTCAACTTCCGCATGACCGACCTGCAGGCCGCCGTCGGCCTCGTGCAGCTCGGGCGGCTGCCCGAGGTCGTGGCCCGCCGCCGCGAGCTGGCGGCGACGTACGCGAAGTTCCTCGCCGAGGTCCCCGGCCTGCGTACCGTCGCCGACCCGGCGTGGGGCGAGAGCAACTTCCAGTCCTTCTGGGTCGAGGTCGGCGAGGACTACCCGCTCGACCGCGAGGGCCTGCTCGAGCGGCTCGCGCACGCGGACGTCTCCGCGCGTCGCGGCATCATGTCGACCCACCGCCAGCCGCCGTACGCCGACCTCGCCGCACCCGGCTCGCTGCCGAACACCGAGCACCTCACCGACTCCACGCTGATCCTGCCGCTCTTCCACCAGATGGACGAGACGCAGCAGGGGCGGGTGGTCGACGTGCTCGTCGACGCCGGTCGGTCCGCATGA
- a CDS encoding NAD-dependent epimerase/dehydratase family protein, with product MSGVELRGATALVTGGAGTIGSTIVDQLLDAGAGEIRILDNLVRGRRGNLRGPLEDPRVRLVVGDLRDRDLVNDLTVGADVVFHQAAIRITQCAEEPRLALEVLVDGTFNVIEAAAAHQVGKLVAASSASVYGLAEEFPTTEHQHPYDNDTFYGAAKTFNEGMLRSFRAMSGLDHVALRYFNVYGPRMDIHGLYTEVLIRWMERIAAGQPPLIFGSGAQTMDFVFTTDIARANLLAATSPVVEGVYNVARGEETSLLGLAERLLAVMGSDLGVEHGPDRPVNGVTRRLASTEAAARDLGFTAEIGLDEGLRRLVDWWRSEKALGFDPGQDERAGEPAGAMA from the coding sequence ATGAGCGGCGTCGAGCTGCGGGGGGCCACGGCGCTCGTCACCGGCGGGGCCGGGACCATCGGGTCGACCATCGTCGACCAGCTGCTCGACGCGGGTGCGGGTGAGATCCGCATCCTCGACAACCTCGTCCGCGGCCGCCGGGGCAACCTGCGCGGTCCGCTCGAGGACCCGCGCGTACGCCTGGTGGTCGGTGACCTGCGCGACCGCGACCTGGTCAACGACCTCACCGTGGGCGCCGACGTCGTGTTCCACCAGGCGGCCATCCGCATCACGCAGTGCGCGGAGGAGCCCCGCCTCGCCCTGGAGGTGCTCGTCGACGGGACCTTCAACGTGATCGAGGCCGCCGCGGCGCACCAGGTCGGCAAGCTCGTCGCGGCGTCGTCGGCGTCGGTCTACGGCTTGGCCGAGGAGTTCCCGACCACGGAGCACCAGCACCCGTACGACAACGACACGTTCTACGGCGCGGCGAAGACCTTCAACGAGGGCATGCTGCGCAGCTTCCGCGCGATGTCCGGGCTCGACCACGTCGCCCTGCGCTACTTCAACGTGTACGGCCCGCGGATGGACATCCACGGCCTCTACACCGAGGTGCTGATCCGGTGGATGGAGCGCATCGCCGCCGGGCAGCCGCCGCTGATCTTCGGCAGCGGGGCCCAGACGATGGACTTCGTCTTCACCACCGACATCGCGCGCGCCAACCTGCTGGCGGCCACGAGCCCGGTCGTCGAGGGCGTCTACAACGTCGCCCGCGGCGAGGAGACCTCGCTGCTCGGCCTGGCCGAGCGCCTGCTCGCGGTGATGGGCTCCGACCTCGGGGTCGAGCACGGCCCGGACCGGCCCGTGAACGGGGTGACCCGTCGTCTCGCCAGCACGGAGGCCGCCGCCCGCGACCTCGGCTTCACCGCCGAGATCGGGCTCGACGAGGGCCTGCGCCGGCTCGTCGACTGGTGGCGCAGCGAGAAGGCCCTCGGGTTCGACCCGGGCCAGGACGAGCGCGCGGGCGAGCCGGCCGGGGCGATGGCATGA
- a CDS encoding Gfo/Idh/MocA family protein yields MYSIAVIGAGYWGPNLVRNFRSNPAWDLVAVCDLDEQRARKVVGTRSTVEVETSVERLLARDDVDAVAIATPARTHAPLALAAFEAGKHVLVEKPLADNAETAAVMVSAAEAAGKVLMIDHTFCYTPAVQYIRDTIASGQLGDVLYIDSTRINLGLVQPDVDVFWDLAPHDLSILDFILPGGLRPSDVTAHGADPLGAGKACVGYLDLPLANGAIAHVNVNWLSPTKIRQMVVGGSRRTLVWDDMNPAQRISVHDRGVDLRTQAVDAAVQREAVTVSYRMGDVVVPALKEAEALAGVATEFAAAIEAGRAPLTDGRSGLRVLSVLEAASASLASGGTVPVVGLPGVEPELVR; encoded by the coding sequence ATGTACTCGATCGCCGTCATCGGCGCTGGTTACTGGGGTCCGAACCTCGTCCGCAACTTCCGGTCCAACCCGGCCTGGGACCTCGTCGCCGTGTGCGACCTGGACGAGCAGCGCGCCCGCAAGGTCGTGGGCACGCGGTCCACCGTCGAGGTCGAGACCTCGGTCGAACGGCTGCTCGCCCGCGACGACGTCGACGCGGTCGCCATCGCCACCCCGGCGCGCACGCACGCGCCGCTCGCGCTGGCCGCCTTCGAGGCCGGCAAGCACGTCCTGGTGGAGAAGCCGCTCGCCGACAACGCGGAGACCGCGGCCGTCATGGTGAGCGCCGCCGAGGCGGCCGGCAAGGTGCTGATGATCGACCACACCTTCTGCTACACCCCGGCGGTGCAGTACATCCGCGACACCATCGCCTCCGGCCAGCTGGGCGACGTGCTCTACATCGACTCGACCCGCATCAACCTCGGGCTCGTCCAGCCCGACGTCGACGTCTTCTGGGACCTCGCCCCGCACGACCTGTCGATCCTCGACTTCATCCTGCCCGGCGGGCTCCGGCCGAGCGACGTCACCGCGCACGGGGCCGACCCGCTCGGCGCCGGCAAGGCCTGCGTCGGCTACCTCGACCTGCCGCTCGCGAACGGCGCGATCGCGCACGTCAACGTCAACTGGCTCTCCCCCACCAAGATCAGGCAGATGGTCGTCGGCGGCAGCCGCCGGACCCTGGTGTGGGACGACATGAACCCCGCCCAGCGCATATCGGTCCACGACCGGGGCGTCGACCTGCGGACGCAGGCGGTCGACGCCGCCGTGCAGCGCGAGGCCGTCACCGTCTCCTACCGGATGGGCGACGTCGTCGTCCCGGCGCTCAAGGAGGCCGAGGCGCTCGCCGGTGTCGCGACCGAGTTCGCCGCCGCGATCGAGGCGGGCCGCGCGCCCCTGACCGACGGACGCTCGGGCCTGCGGGTGCTGTCGGTCCTCGAGGCCGCGAGCGCCAGCCTGGCCAGCGGTGGCACGGTGCCCGTCGTCGGCCTGCCCGGGGTCGAGCCGGAGCTCGTCCGATGA
- a CDS encoding DUF4082 domain-containing protein, whose product MALSTVALTLVLPADRALAACTGNAVACENQLPGSTDDWDIFGAGDDSIQGFATATSVNAGSRIDFKINTDARAYSIKIYRLGWYQGAGARDITTIAPSVPLPQVQPPCASDASTELYDCGTWGVSASWNVPSTSVSGVYIARLIRSDGGDSHIPFVVRNDGNTSKALFQTSDSTWQAYNKYGGSDFYEGKANGRAYKISYNRPYSTRGAAYGRDFLFSNEYPMIRFLEQNGIDVSYVSGLDVAADPALLPKHKVFLSVGHDEYWTKEQRKNVTDARDQGVNLAFFGGNDVYWKTRLEPSQDGSNTPNRTIVDYKDTWANAPIDPVEPTATWRDPRFGDLGYGFGPENALIGTLYQANSDDFPMQVSAEEGKLRVWRGTSLASMAAGTKATLADHTVGYESNEDLDNGYRPAGLIDMSTAVGDTPEYLRDFGTTVSPGSTTHHITLYRAASGALVFSAGTIQWSWGLDSSGDGSDRPAADPRVRQATLNLLTDMGAPATTLAPGLTAVTASTDTVAPSVTVTTPAAGQSLTQGSLLTVTGTATDQGGRVAGVEVSVDGGASFHPATGTTSWTYSGILTGNGASAVQVRATDDSARTSVPVNVAVSSGCPCSIFGVATPRVADPGDAIPVTVGTKFTSTRDGYVSGIRFYKATANTGTHTGTLYSASGTQLASGTFTNESATGWQTLQFSTAVPIEAGTTYVAAYYAPKGHYSADSYFFGRPYDAGVLVASGGAGVTNGVFAQGSTFPTNSYQQSNYYVDAVFSPDDTIPATVTATSPRSGSSSVATTAVATATFSKVVDPASISFQVVDAAQNVITGTTTWNAASRTATFNPAQGLASSTVYTATVNAATLAAPVQWSFTTVDPDATPNDCPCTLFDDSDQPSAGPADDSGGVKLGVAFKPAQSGQVTGVRFWKRPEETAPHTVNLWSGSTKVAQAVTTTESTSGWQEASFASPQQVTKDTTYVVSYTSSTGRYGYTSGGLSNPVVKGPLSTPAGAGRYTYSPGDAPGNTSDANYFVDPVFVPSAGTRPTVSSTSPGDGARSVPVNDHLQVRFNTAVQPGSARISVVRASDGAAVEGMTGTESQGTTATFVPATDLAPGTRYTMTVSDAVSTGGPKMSGSVSVSFTTSGAAACPCSLMETTTQPVQSDGGDSDAVTLGLRFTPTTTGFVKGLRYWRDANNTGTHTGTLYSASGQKLASLTFDDSGTGWQTADFSANVPVVAGTTYVAAYYAPKGHYAADLNYFANPVVNTPLASVDPGSVYVYGDGFPDHSYASSNYYVDVVFDTNDDTPLQVASTTPASAATGVPLGTSVTATFSRAIDPASLQLDLRDASGGLVGGQLGYDATSRTATFTLAAPLSGATTYTATVSAASASGVAMSAPRAWSFTTADTQPPSVTTISPADGASGVPTASTVTATFASPVDPASVLFTVARSDTSAVAAGSTTYDATMRTATFTPTSGLADSTAYTVSVSARNTSGISMAAPRTWGFTTADTQPPTVSTTSPSPGAVGVTATSKVTASFARAVDPASVVLTVKNTSTSASVGGATTYDAASRTVTFTPSSPMAGSTGHTASVTAVNTSGVAMAAPTSWTFTTADTVAPAVTSTTPGSGATNLAAGTKVTATFARDVDPASVQLTLRTSGGVAVTGTTAYDPATRTVTFAPGAALASAGTYTAAVTASNTSGLAMTSPRTWSFTIADTDPPTLSSRAPAAGATNVGLGTNVTATFARAVTTTGLSITVKAPNGSTVAGSGTYSATTRTLTFDPSADLTSSTTYTVTVSATSSGGVPMTSPASWSFTTASQTFSLYTTARTPSATSTSTTPTTVGVRFSSSRAGKVTAVRYYAASTNTARTVKLWAPDGTLMGTATTTQTATGWRTATFATPVAVSAGTTYTASTYAPVGRWSTTTFAYVGSYTSGPLTVPVSGGVSSAGDVRPTVPSSTNFWVDVLVQI is encoded by the coding sequence GTGGCCCTGTCCACCGTCGCGCTCACGCTGGTGCTGCCGGCCGACCGCGCGCTGGCCGCGTGCACCGGCAACGCGGTCGCCTGCGAGAACCAGCTGCCCGGGAGCACCGACGACTGGGACATCTTCGGCGCCGGCGACGACAGCATCCAGGGGTTCGCCACGGCGACCAGCGTGAACGCCGGGTCCAGGATCGACTTCAAGATCAACACCGACGCCCGCGCGTACTCGATCAAGATCTACCGCCTCGGCTGGTACCAGGGCGCCGGCGCCCGGGACATCACGACGATCGCCCCGTCCGTCCCGCTCCCCCAGGTCCAGCCCCCGTGCGCGAGCGACGCCAGCACCGAGCTGTACGACTGCGGGACGTGGGGCGTCTCCGCGTCCTGGAACGTCCCGTCCACCTCGGTCTCCGGCGTCTACATCGCCCGGCTGATCCGCAGCGACGGTGGCGACTCGCACATCCCCTTCGTCGTCCGCAACGACGGGAACACCTCCAAGGCGCTGTTCCAGACCTCCGACTCCACCTGGCAGGCCTACAACAAGTACGGCGGCTCCGACTTCTACGAGGGCAAGGCCAACGGCCGGGCCTACAAGATCAGCTACAACCGGCCCTACTCGACCCGCGGAGCCGCGTACGGGCGGGACTTCCTGTTCTCGAACGAGTACCCGATGATCCGCTTCCTCGAGCAGAACGGGATCGACGTCTCGTACGTCTCCGGCCTCGACGTGGCGGCCGACCCGGCGCTGCTGCCCAAGCACAAGGTCTTCCTCTCGGTCGGGCACGACGAGTACTGGACGAAGGAGCAGCGCAAGAACGTCACCGACGCCCGTGACCAGGGTGTCAACCTCGCGTTCTTCGGCGGCAACGACGTGTACTGGAAGACCCGTCTCGAGCCCTCGCAGGACGGCTCGAACACCCCGAACCGCACCATCGTCGACTACAAGGACACCTGGGCGAACGCGCCGATCGACCCCGTCGAGCCGACGGCGACCTGGCGTGACCCGCGGTTCGGCGACCTGGGCTACGGGTTCGGCCCGGAGAACGCGCTCATCGGCACCCTCTACCAGGCGAACTCCGACGACTTCCCCATGCAGGTGAGCGCGGAGGAGGGCAAGCTCCGCGTCTGGCGGGGGACGTCGCTCGCGTCGATGGCCGCCGGCACGAAGGCCACGCTCGCCGACCACACGGTCGGCTACGAGTCGAACGAGGACCTGGACAACGGGTACCGGCCTGCCGGCCTCATCGACATGTCGACGGCGGTGGGTGACACCCCCGAGTACCTGCGCGACTTCGGCACGACGGTGAGCCCGGGCTCGACGACCCACCACATCACGCTCTACCGTGCGGCGAGCGGCGCCCTGGTCTTCTCCGCCGGCACGATCCAGTGGTCGTGGGGGCTGGACTCGTCGGGTGACGGCTCGGACCGCCCCGCAGCCGACCCACGGGTGCGGCAGGCGACGCTCAACCTGCTGACCGACATGGGTGCGCCGGCCACGACGCTCGCCCCGGGCCTGACCGCGGTGACGGCCTCGACCGACACCGTGGCGCCGTCCGTGACCGTGACCACTCCGGCTGCCGGTCAGTCCCTGACCCAGGGGTCGCTCCTGACCGTCACCGGCACGGCGACCGACCAGGGCGGTCGGGTCGCCGGCGTCGAGGTGTCGGTCGACGGCGGCGCCAGCTTCCACCCGGCGACGGGGACGACGAGCTGGACCTACTCGGGCATCCTGACCGGTAACGGCGCCTCGGCCGTCCAGGTGCGTGCCACCGACGACTCGGCCCGCACCTCGGTCCCGGTGAACGTCGCGGTCAGCTCCGGCTGCCCGTGCTCGATCTTCGGCGTCGCGACCCCGAGGGTCGCCGACCCGGGTGACGCCATCCCCGTGACCGTGGGCACCAAGTTCACCTCGACGCGCGACGGCTACGTCAGCGGCATCCGGTTCTACAAGGCCACCGCGAACACCGGCACGCACACCGGGACCCTGTACTCCGCCTCCGGCACCCAGCTCGCCAGCGGGACGTTCACCAACGAGAGCGCGACGGGCTGGCAGACCCTGCAGTTCAGCACCGCCGTGCCGATCGAGGCCGGCACCACGTACGTGGCGGCCTACTACGCGCCGAAGGGGCACTACTCCGCCGACTCCTACTTCTTCGGCAGGCCCTACGACGCAGGCGTGCTCGTCGCGTCGGGCGGGGCCGGGGTGACGAACGGCGTCTTCGCCCAGGGGTCGACCTTCCCGACGAACAGCTACCAGCAGTCGAACTACTACGTCGACGCGGTGTTCTCCCCCGACGACACGATCCCGGCCACCGTGACCGCGACCAGCCCGAGGTCCGGGTCGAGCTCGGTGGCGACGACCGCCGTGGCCACCGCGACCTTCTCGAAGGTCGTCGACCCCGCGAGCATCTCCTTCCAGGTCGTCGACGCCGCGCAGAACGTCATCACCGGCACGACGACGTGGAACGCCGCGAGCCGGACGGCGACCTTCAACCCGGCACAGGGCCTCGCGAGCAGCACGGTCTACACCGCGACGGTCAACGCGGCGACGCTCGCCGCCCCGGTGCAGTGGAGCTTCACGACCGTCGACCCGGACGCGACGCCGAACGACTGCCCCTGCACCTTGTTCGACGACTCCGACCAGCCGAGCGCCGGCCCGGCCGACGACTCCGGGGGCGTGAAGCTGGGGGTCGCGTTCAAGCCGGCCCAGAGCGGTCAGGTCACGGGCGTCCGGTTCTGGAAGCGGCCCGAGGAGACCGCCCCGCACACGGTCAACCTGTGGTCCGGCTCGACCAAGGTGGCCCAGGCGGTCACCACCACCGAGTCGACGTCCGGCTGGCAGGAGGCGAGCTTCGCCTCCCCGCAGCAGGTCACGAAGGACACGACCTACGTCGTCAGCTACACGTCGTCGACGGGTCGGTACGGCTACACCTCCGGCGGGCTGAGCAACCCGGTCGTGAAGGGACCGCTGTCGACGCCGGCCGGCGCCGGTCGCTACACCTACTCACCGGGCGACGCGCCCGGCAACACCTCCGACGCGAACTACTTCGTGGACCCCGTCTTCGTGCCGAGCGCGGGCACGAGGCCGACGGTCTCGTCCACCTCGCCCGGTGACGGCGCCCGGTCGGTGCCCGTGAACGACCACCTGCAGGTGAGGTTCAACACCGCGGTGCAGCCGGGCTCGGCACGGATCAGCGTGGTCCGCGCCTCCGACGGCGCCGCCGTCGAGGGGATGACGGGCACCGAGTCCCAGGGCACGACGGCGACGTTCGTGCCGGCGACCGACCTGGCGCCCGGGACCAGGTACACGATGACCGTGAGCGACGCGGTCAGCACCGGCGGCCCCAAGATGTCGGGGTCGGTCAGCGTGAGCTTCACGACGTCCGGCGCCGCCGCCTGCCCGTGCTCCCTGATGGAGACCACCACGCAGCCGGTCCAGTCCGACGGCGGCGACAGCGACGCGGTGACGCTCGGGCTCAGGTTCACGCCGACGACCACCGGTTTCGTCAAGGGCCTGCGCTACTGGCGCGACGCGAACAACACCGGCACCCACACGGGGACGCTCTACTCCGCGTCCGGCCAGAAGCTCGCGAGCCTCACGTTCGACGACTCCGGCACCGGCTGGCAGACCGCCGACTTCAGCGCCAACGTGCCCGTGGTCGCCGGCACGACCTACGTCGCCGCCTACTACGCCCCGAAGGGGCACTACGCCGCAGACCTGAACTACTTCGCCAACCCCGTGGTGAACACCCCGCTGGCCAGCGTCGACCCCGGCAGCGTCTACGTCTACGGCGACGGCTTCCCCGACCACTCGTACGCGAGCTCGAACTACTACGTCGACGTCGTCTTCGACACCAACGACGACACCCCTCTGCAGGTCGCCTCGACGACCCCGGCGAGCGCCGCCACCGGCGTCCCGCTCGGCACGAGCGTGACCGCGACCTTCAGCCGCGCCATCGACCCCGCATCGCTGCAGCTGGACCTGCGCGACGCGAGCGGCGGCCTGGTCGGCGGCCAGCTCGGCTACGACGCGACCAGCAGGACGGCCACCTTCACGCTGGCGGCCCCGCTCTCGGGAGCGACGACCTACACCGCGACGGTCTCGGCGGCCAGCGCGTCCGGGGTCGCGATGTCCGCACCCAGGGCGTGGAGCTTCACGACCGCGGACACCCAGCCGCCCAGCGTGACGACCATCAGCCCGGCCGACGGCGCCTCCGGCGTGCCGACGGCGAGCACGGTGACGGCGACCTTCGCCTCGCCCGTGGACCCCGCCTCGGTGCTCTTCACCGTCGCGCGGTCCGACACCTCCGCGGTCGCCGCAGGCTCCACGACCTACGACGCGACCATGCGCACCGCGACGTTCACCCCCACCTCGGGCCTGGCCGACAGCACGGCTTACACGGTCTCGGTGTCGGCGCGGAACACGTCGGGCATCAGCATGGCCGCTCCCAGGACCTGGGGGTTCACCACGGCGGACACCCAGCCCCCGACGGTGTCGACCACGAGCCCCTCGCCGGGCGCCGTGGGCGTGACGGCGACGAGCAAGGTGACGGCCAGCTTCGCCCGGGCCGTCGACCCGGCCAGCGTGGTGCTGACCGTGAAGAACACCAGCACCTCGGCCTCGGTCGGCGGCGCCACCACCTACGACGCAGCCTCGAGGACGGTCACCTTCACGCCCTCGTCGCCCATGGCCGGGTCCACCGGTCACACGGCGTCGGTCACGGCGGTGAACACCTCGGGCGTCGCCATGGCGGCTCCGACGTCGTGGACCTTCACCACGGCCGACACCGTCGCGCCCGCGGTGACGTCGACCACGCCGGGCTCCGGCGCGACCAACCTCGCCGCCGGCACGAAGGTCACCGCCACCTTCGCGAGGGACGTGGACCCGGCGAGCGTCCAGCTCACCCTCCGGACCAGCGGGGGCGTCGCCGTCACCGGCACCACGGCCTACGACCCGGCCACGCGCACGGTGACGTTCGCCCCGGGTGCGGCCCTGGCCAGCGCCGGTACTTACACCGCCGCGGTCACCGCCAGCAACACGTCCGGCCTGGCGATGACCAGCCCTCGGACCTGGTCGTTCACGATCGCCGACACCGATCCGCCGACCCTCTCGTCCAGGGCACCAGCGGCAGGGGCGACCAACGTCGGGCTCGGCACGAACGTCACGGCGACCTTCGCCCGAGCGGTCACGACCACCGGCCTGAGCATCACGGTGAAGGCTCCGAACGGGTCCACCGTCGCGGGTTCGGGGACCTACAGCGCGACCACCCGCACGCTGACCTTCGACCCGAGCGCCGACCTCACGAGCTCGACGACGTACACGGTGACGGTCAGCGCCACGAGCTCGGGCGGGGTCCCGATGACGTCGCCCGCGTCGTGGTCGTTCACGACGGCCTCGCAGACCTTCAGCCTGTACACGACGGCGCGCACGCCGTCGGCGACCTCGACGTCCACGACGCCGACGACGGTGGGCGTGCGCTTCAGCTCCTCGCGCGCCGGCAAGGTGACCGCGGTCCGCTACTACGCCGCCTCGACCAACACCGCGCGGACGGTCAAGCTCTGGGCGCCGGACGGCACCCTGATGGGCACCGCGACCACGACCCAGACCGCCACGGGGTGGCGCACCGCCACCTTCGCCACGCCGGTCGCGGTCAGCGCCGGCACGACCTACACGGCGTCGACCTACGCACCCGTCGGCCGGTGGTCGACGACCACCTTCGCGTACGTGGGCTCGTACACGTCCGGCCCGCTCACCGTGCCGGTCAGCGGCGGCGTCAGCAGCGCCGGCGACGTCCGACCGACCGTCCCGAGCTCGACCAACTTCTGGGTCGACGTCCTCGTCCAGATCTGA